The sequence GACAAAAAGCTAGAAGTGGTGTGTCTATAAATGGATTTGAGGGTGGACAACAATCTATATATACTCGCTTACCTAAAAGAGGCTTTAAACCAATACGCAGAAATATATACTCTATAATTAACGTTGGTGATGTGCAGCGCTTGATGGATGCTGGAAAAATAGCAGAAAATTCTGTTATAGATAAAGAAATGCTATATAAACTAGGTTTTATAAAATCTATGAAAGATAGAATCAAGCTTCTTAATAAAGGTACATTGAACAAAAAATTTGCACTTCATGTTGATTTTGCTTCAGAAGCTGCAAAAAAATCTGTGGCTTTAGCTGGTGGTAGTGTAGAAATACTATCATAAATTATGAGCAGTAAGTCCGCATTTAATAGTTTAAATCCTGCATTGTTATATAAGGGCGACTTATTAAAGCATATATTTTTTACACTAATGGCTTTAATTTGCTATCGTTTGGGCACTTATGTTCCTATTCCTGGAATTAATCTTGATATAATTAATGATATATTTCCCAAAGAGGGCGCTGGCGTTTTTGGAGTATTTAATTTATTTTCTGGCGGTGCATTGGCTAGAATGACTATTTTGGCATTAAATGTTATGCCATATATAACGGCTTCTATAATTATTCAGTTGCTATCTTCTGCTATTAAGGGAATTAATGAAGTTAAAAACGATGGGGAGTCAGGGCGTAGAAAGATGAATTCTTATATACGCTATCTTACCATGGTGCTTTGTGTATTTCAATCAATCCCAATTTTGATTGGACTTGAGGGAATGAATAGAGAAGGCGTATTAGTTGTAATCGAACCAGGTGTAATGTTTCGTACAATAGGCGTTTTCAGCCTTTTAGGTGGAACTATGTTTTTGATATGGCTTGGTGAGCGAATTAGTGCAAATGGTGTAGGTAATGGCATCTCATTAATCATTTTTACTGGCATAATATCGGAATTACACAATGCTTTATCATCTCTACTCACGTTAAATAAAAATGGGAGCATATCTTTATTTATTATTCTTTTTGTTATAGTGTTATTTTTTTCACTGCTTCTTTTGGTGATTTTTGTAGAATCCTCATATAGAAAGGTCATTGTTCAATATCCCAAAAAGCAATTTAAAAGATTACATAATGATGATTTTACTTATATTCCACTCAAAATTAATTTGTCTGGTGTGATACCAACTATTTTTGCTAATGCAATTTTGTTGACACCTATTTCAATTGCAAATTTCTATAAGGGGCATGCTATTGCTGATTTTATTTTAAATTACTTTATGGCAAATAAAGTAGTGTACATCATAGCTTATTTAGTACTTATAGTGTCTTTTAATTTTTTCTATGCCAATTTTATATTTAATTCAGAGGAAAATGCTGATTTTCTTAAAAAAAATGGTGGTTTTATTCCTGGTAGAAGGCCTGGAAAACATACTTCTGATTACCTTCAAGATATAGTTTTCAAATTAACATTTATTGGCTCTGCGTATTTGGTGGTAATATGTACTGTGCCTGAAATCATGAGATATCATTATGATATACCATTTATTTTTGGTGGGACGAGTTTGTTGATTATAGTGAATGTTATTACCGATACTATTATGCAAATACAATCCTATATTTTTTCAAATAGGTATGATAGCTGGATAAAGAAATATGAGTCTAAAACGAGGAAAGTAAGATGATCATTACGATTTTTGGTCCTCCAGGTTCTGGTAAAGGTACTCAATCAAGCTTATTAATGGCAAAATATGACTTAAAACTAATTTCAGTGGGAGATTTATTAAGGAATATTATATCTAGCGGTAGTGAATTGGGTAAAAAAATAAAGGATACTGTCGAGTCTGGTAATTTAATACAAGATAATATTATATGTGAGTTATTGCGCGATCAACTTGCATTAGTGGATGATAATTGTTTGCTGGATGGGTTTCCTAGAAATTTGAATCAGGCTCATTTTTTGACTCAAATTTTGCAAGAGAAATATAAAAGGGATGTTGATATTGTAATTGAGCTGCAGCTTGATGATGAGATTGCGATTGATAGGTTAAAAAATCGTCTTGTATGTTTGGATTGTAAGAGTATATATAGTGTATCTTCTTTTAAAGGCAGTGATAATCCTGCTTGTCTTAAATGTAAAAGTACGAGATTAGAGAAAAGAATTGACGATGCTGATATATCTGCAATTAATAAGAGAATAAGCGAATATCACCTTCAAATGAAGGATTTACGCGAGTATT is a genomic window of Wolbachia endosymbiont of Folsomia candida containing:
- the rplO gene encoding 50S ribosomal protein L15; the encoded protein is MSDAIKLNSIFTNLSKKKKPKVLGRGIGCGKGKTSGRGHKGQKARSGVSINGFEGGQQSIYTRLPKRGFKPIRRNIYSIINVGDVQRLMDAGKIAENSVIDKEMLYKLGFIKSMKDRIKLLNKGTLNKKFALHVDFASEAAKKSVALAGGSVEILS
- the secY gene encoding preprotein translocase subunit SecY, with amino-acid sequence MSSKSAFNSLNPALLYKGDLLKHIFFTLMALICYRLGTYVPIPGINLDIINDIFPKEGAGVFGVFNLFSGGALARMTILALNVMPYITASIIIQLLSSAIKGINEVKNDGESGRRKMNSYIRYLTMVLCVFQSIPILIGLEGMNREGVLVVIEPGVMFRTIGVFSLLGGTMFLIWLGERISANGVGNGISLIIFTGIISELHNALSSLLTLNKNGSISLFIILFVIVLFFSLLLLVIFVESSYRKVIVQYPKKQFKRLHNDDFTYIPLKINLSGVIPTIFANAILLTPISIANFYKGHAIADFILNYFMANKVVYIIAYLVLIVSFNFFYANFIFNSEENADFLKKNGGFIPGRRPGKHTSDYLQDIVFKLTFIGSAYLVVICTVPEIMRYHYDIPFIFGGTSLLIIVNVITDTIMQIQSYIFSNRYDSWIKKYESKTRKVR
- a CDS encoding adenylate kinase family protein is translated as MIITIFGPPGSGKGTQSSLLMAKYDLKLISVGDLLRNIISSGSELGKKIKDTVESGNLIQDNIICELLRDQLALVDDNCLLDGFPRNLNQAHFLTQILQEKYKRDVDIVIELQLDDEIAIDRLKNRLVCLDCKSIYSVSSFKGSDNPACLKCKSTRLEKRIDDADISAINKRISEYHLQMKDLREYYRDKLLTIDANLGVNKVTQEIENKISCNLV